In a single window of the Octopus sinensis linkage group LG1, ASM634580v1, whole genome shotgun sequence genome:
- the LOC115210694 gene encoding interleukin 17-like protein — MNTTNVLLQVVIFLLTNVVLFISSASIPTQCKIPNDLKVQYEELSSAAIGNNFFLPAEMAPAGSDQQERTEGDKTCPTSSVSTDIIRERSTCPWYLKITHNSTYFPPSRREVVCRCTECLDSDSNHQCVMVYTTMTVLKRTAQCVGGLYVYKPSVIQVATACVCARRTDVISKGNDNEYES; from the coding sequence GTTCTCCTCCAGGTTGTAATCTTCCTCCTCACCAACGTCGTATTGTTCATATCCTCGGCGTCAATTCCGACTCAATGTAAAATACCAAACGATTTGAAAGTCCAATACGAGGAACTTTCCAGCGCAGCGATCGGCAATAACTTTTTCCTCCCAGCTGAAATGGCTCCAGCAGGAAGTGACCAACAGGAACGGACCGAAGGGGATAAAACTTGCCCAACATCTTCCGTATCTACAGATATCATTCGCGAGCGTTCAACCTGCCCATGGTACCTGAAAATTACGCACAATTCCACATATTTTCCTCCATCACGCAGAGAAGTCGTGTGTCGCTGTACAGAGTGTCTGGACTCTGACAGTAACCACCAATGTGTGATGGTTTATACTACAATGACTGTCCTGAAACGTACAGCTCAATGTGTTGGTGGACTGTACGTTTATAAACCAAGTGTCATCCAAGTAGCCAcagcctgtgtgtgtgcacggaGAACCGATGTAATATCCAAAGGAAATGACAATGAATATGAGTCGTAA